TTATCCACTTTAAATGAAACATGTCGCCCTACCATCATTTCTGCAAGGCTTGCCTCACTAGCATCCGCAACATTCACGGTTCCAATTCCTTTTCCACGTCTTATTACTGTACAACGATCGGCTACAGCCTTAATTTCCTTCAATTTATGTGTAATAATAATAATCGATTTACCTTCTTTAATCAGGTTCCGCATGATTTTCATTAATTCTTCAATTTCATTAGGTGTTAACACGGCAGTTGGTTCATCAAAGATCAACACCTCTGCCTCACGGTAAAGCATTTTCATAATTTCAACTCGTTGCTGCATTCCAACGGAAATATCCTCAATCTTAGCATGGGGATCAACATTTAATCCGTAATGCTTCGATAGTTCTGCAATTCTTTTCGATGCCTTGTCAATATCAAGGGAAAGACCTTTAAGTGGCTCACTACCCAAAATAATATTTTCTGTAACGGTAAAATTATCAACAAGCTTAAAATGCTGGTGAACCATTCCAATCCCTAATCGGTTTGCTACATTTGGATTAGCGATTCGAACTTCCTTCCCACGTATTTTCACTTGTCCTTTTTCTGGCTGATACATCCCAAATAATACACCCATTAACGTTGATTTCCCTGCACCATTTTCACCTAATAGAGCATGGATTTCTCCTTTTTTTAACGTGAGGGTAATATTATCATTTGCAACAATACCCGGAAACTCCTTCCGTATATTCAGCATTTCTACAACATAATCCATAGTAGCACTCACCTTTTTATCTAGACTTAATCAATAGGGAGCCCCCTATCACCGATAATGTTTCTTCACTTGAAGCGTTCGAATGCTATTCTTTTTAAACTAATATAATTTCAAAAGAGACGGAGGAACCGTCTCTTTTGTATTCGAGTTTACTTCAATAGATCGCCTTGCTCTGAAGCTACTTTGATATCACCAGATTTAATCTTTTCGAAGATATCATTTACTGATTTGATTGTGTCGTCACTTAAGTTCGGATTTTTCTCTGGTAATCCAATTCCATCGTTTTTAGCATCAAACGTTAATGTGTCTCCACCAGGGAATTTCCCATCAAGCTCAGCTTGTACCATATCAAATGATACTTTATCGACCTTTTTCATTGCAGATGTTAAGACAACGGATTTGTCACCTTCATATTTACCATCATCGTATTGGTCAACGTCTACCCCAACCATCCATACTTTTTCTCCAGCCTTGACGCGAGTTTTTGCTTCGTTGATTGCACCAACGCCAACTCCACCAGCAGCTGCGAAAATTACATCTACACCACGGTCAAACATTTGAGCAGCAATTTGTCCACCAGCTGCAGCATTATCAAATGATCCTTGATATACAACGTTTTCTGCTTTAATCGTAATCTTCGTGCCTAAATTTTCATTTGCATATTTTAATCCTTGTTGGAAGCCCCAGTTAAACTTTTGTACTGCAGGGATTTCCATACCACCGATAAAGCCTGCTTCGCCTTCTTTTAATTGAAGCGCAGTCGCTACACCAGCTAAGAATCCTGATTCATGCTCTGCAAAGAAAACAGCAACAGTATTATCTTTTACCACAGGTTTGTAGTCACCTTTATGAGGGTTTCCATCAATAATGACAAATTTTGCATCCTTATATTTATCCTGTGCTTGATATACAGCTGTTTCAAATTTAAAACCTGGTGTCACGATAAATTTATATCCCGCATCATACAGGTTACCAATTTCTTTTAAGTATTCTGCTTCTGTTGTACCAGCTGGTTTAAGGTATTTAGCATCAATGCCAAGCTCATCTTTCGCTTGTTGAATCCCTTCCCAAGTTCCTTGATTAAACGATTTATCATCGATTGTTCCTGCATCTGTAACCATACCTACTTTAAGGTCTGCTTTATCACCGTTACCGCCTTTATCATCGCCACTCTTGTCCTTGCCGCCACAAGCAGCTAAAAACATGCTAACTACCAAGAGCAATGATAAAACAATACTAAATTTACGCTTTTTCAAGGCTTGTACCCCCTAATTTTTGATTTAGTAAGAATGTTTTAAAACGTATAAGTATAGTTTACTCATCCATTTCGATTAAATTCGTTTTCTTAGGACGTTAAATTCAAACTTATCCGCTTTAAAATAGTTAACTGAATACAAAATAGGTTCATCAGATTCGTCAAAATGCATTTGCTTAAGTACAAGCAAAGCAGTTTCCAGGTTCGCATTTAAGAATCGGAGATACTTTTTCGTGAAAGCCTAGTGGCTTAATTTCTGCCACTGCATATGTAATTCTCCGATTTGATACGGCCTCTAGGATTGAAAAAATAGATTCCTGACCTGCTACGTACGATTCGGGTAAAATCGATTCTCGTATCTTATCGATACAATAGACGACTGGCTCCCCACTTGCTGTACGGACACGCTCGCTCATCACAATTTTTTCATCCGCTGAACAGGTGAAACGATGAACATCTGCCTCAGTTGGATCGAGTGTCTGTGATTTTAAGAAAATCGTTCCTGGAGTCATTCCAGCATTGATAATCATACTCGTTACACTGTTTAGTTGTTCGATTCCGGAAGTAAACAATGGCTTTGAATTCACAAACGTTCCTACGCCATGGCGACGAATGATAACGCTTTCTTCTTCTAATATGCGCAGTGCCTCCAGGAGTGTTGCTCTGCTTACTCCAAGCTGTTTAGCAAGCTCGAACTCAGACGGAAGTTTTTCCTTTTCCCGAAAGATTCCTTGTTCGATGTTTTGCTTTATCCGATCGATAACTTGTAAATATAAGTGTCGACTATCTTGCCTAATTGACATCCTAGTTCCTTCACCTGCTTTCTTAAAGACATCAGACCTCTGAT
The DNA window shown above is from Bacillus sp. T3 and carries:
- a CDS encoding BMP family ABC transporter substrate-binding protein, producing the protein MKKRKFSIVLSLLLVVSMFLAACGGKDKSGDDKGGNGDKADLKVGMVTDAGTIDDKSFNQGTWEGIQQAKDELGIDAKYLKPAGTTEAEYLKEIGNLYDAGYKFIVTPGFKFETAVYQAQDKYKDAKFVIIDGNPHKGDYKPVVKDNTVAVFFAEHESGFLAGVATALQLKEGEAGFIGGMEIPAVQKFNWGFQQGLKYANENLGTKITIKAENVVYQGSFDNAAAGGQIAAQMFDRGVDVIFAAAGGVGVGAINEAKTRVKAGEKVWMVGVDVDQYDDGKYEGDKSVVLTSAMKKVDKVSFDMVQAELDGKFPGGDTLTFDAKNDGIGLPEKNPNLSDDTIKSVNDIFEKIKSGDIKVASEQGDLLK